A genomic window from Cloacibacillus sp. includes:
- the rpmG gene encoding 50S ribosomal protein L33, producing MADIIGLLCTECKRRNYVTLVNKKKATKKLEKKKYCKFCGKHTLHKEGK from the coding sequence ATGGCTGACATCATCGGTCTTCTGTGCACGGAATGCAAGCGCCGCAACTATGTGACGCTCGTCAACAAAAAAAAGGCTACAAAAAAGCTTGAGAAGAAAAAATATTGCAAGTTTTGTGGAAAGCACACCTTGCATAAAGAAGGCAAATAG